Genomic window (Desulforapulum autotrophicum HRM2):
TCCTGGTCGATGTCGAGGAACTCCTCCCACCCATCGCTGCCCCTGGCATTCAGCTGCTCCGCCTTTTTGAGCATGGTCTCAAGGATTTTGATCTCCCGGGCCGAGGCCCTTTGGGCTGCCAGGGCTGCTGTTTTTCCCTCCACCCCTGTTCGAAACTGGCCCACATCCATTACGGACAGGCTACCCGACCGGATGAGAAGGGTAAAGGTTTCTGTGAGCTGTTCCATACCTGCCTGGCGAACAATGGAACCACCTGTCGTACCCACCCGGATCTCAATAAGCCCTTTTTGTTCAAGGACCCGCAGCGCCTCCCTCAGGGTTCCCCTGCTGATATTAAAGCTCTCTCTGAGCTGTCGTTCCGGCGGTAGAATATCACCTGGGGCCAGCTTTCGGTCAATGATGGCCTCCTGGATTTGATTAACCACGTCCTGGAACACCCTGTTCTTTTTTGCCTTTTGAAAATAAGGCCCTTTTTTTGCTGACATTTTTTCCCAAGATTTGCTATTGTAATGGTTAAACCATTCCTAGATGATCAGTTTTGGTTTGTCAAGCTCTTTTCCGGGGTAAAAGCCCCTGTTTCCGGACAAAAAATCTTGACTTTTAGTCCGACAGGCCCCATATTTTTTTCGTATTGTTAATTTAAACCCTAGGTTTTTTTTGGAGATTGTTATATAAATGTTTATTATGGGAAATTTTTTTAGGGCAATAGCCGTGGTCCTCGACTGGGGACTGAGTCTTTTCATGTGGATCATCATTGCCAGGGCCGTGCTTTCCTGGGTCAATCCAGACCCCTACAACAACATCGTCAGATTCATCACCAATGTCACTGAACCCGTTCTTTACCAGATTCGACGAAGAGTACCCTTTGACCTCGGTGGCCTTGATATCTCACCGATCATTGCCATTCTGATCGTTATTTTTCTTCAGACCTTTGTTGTTGGAAGCCTTAACACACTGGCCCTCAACTTGTCTTAAAATTAAAAGAGGTGGTTGAATGGGGATAACGCCGGCCGTCATTAAACA
Coding sequences:
- a CDS encoding FadR/GntR family transcriptional regulator, giving the protein MSAKKGPYFQKAKKNRVFQDVVNQIQEAIIDRKLAPGDILPPERQLRESFNISRGTLREALRVLEQKGLIEIRVGTTGGSIVRQAGMEQLTETFTLLIRSGSLSVMDVGQFRTGVEGKTAALAAQRASAREIKILETMLKKAEQLNARGSDGWEEFLDIDQEIHKELAKISKNSLYILVSEMVHDNIRQYYDKFLENVQGRMAENLKDLEEMVLAVKNHQPLEAERVAENHVHKFIVHMKEKEALLANRQPKATAKP
- a CDS encoding YggT family protein, which gives rise to MFIMGNFFRAIAVVLDWGLSLFMWIIIARAVLSWVNPDPYNNIVRFITNVTEPVLYQIRRRVPFDLGGLDISPIIAILIVIFLQTFVVGSLNTLALNLS